One window of the Canis aureus isolate CA01 chromosome 1, VMU_Caureus_v.1.0, whole genome shotgun sequence genome contains the following:
- the SMPDL3A gene encoding cyclic GMP-AMP phosphodiesterase SMPDL3A, whose protein sequence is MALLRALVCCLVAAGLGRPGLGMPLAPAGGPSPAPTAGQFWHVTDLHLDPTYHITDDHTKVCASSKGANASNPGPFGDVLCDSPYDLILSAFDFIKNSGQEASFMIWTGDSPPHVPVHELSTEKVINVIANMTATIQNLFPNRQVFPALGNHDYWPQDQLPVVTSRVYNAVADLWEPWLDEEALHTLRKGGFYSQKVSPNLKLRIISLNTNLYYGPNIMTLNKTDPADQFEWLENTLNISQQNNEKVYIIAHIPVGYLPYSGGTMAMREFYNEKLIEIFRKYGDIIAGQFYGHTHRDSIMVLSDTKGSPINSLFVAPAVTPVKSVLQKQTNNPGIRLFQYDPHDYKLLDMLQYYLNLTDANLKGESNWELEYVLTQTYNIEDLQPKSLYGLAKQFATPGNEQFMKYYKYFFVSYDSSVICDGKCKAYQICAILSLDHISYKDCLKQHYIKYHP, encoded by the exons GACAGTTTTGGCATGTGACTGACCTGCACTTAGACCCTACTTACCACATCACAGATGACCACACAAAAGTGTGCGCGTCATCTAAAGGCGCAAATGCCTCCAATCCCGGCCCTTTTGGAGATGTTCTGTGTGATTCTCCATATGACCTTATTTTGTCAgcatttgattttattaaaaattcggGACAAGAAGCATCTTTCATGATATGGACAGG GGATAGCCCACCTCATGTTCCAGTGCACGAACTCTCAACAGAGAAAGTCATAAATGTGATTGCTAACATGACAGCCACCATCCAGAATCTCTTTCCGAATCGCCAGGTTTTCCCTGCGCTGGGTAATCATGACTATTGGCCAcag GATCAGCTGCCTGTAGTCACCAGCAGGGTGTACAATGCAGTAGCAGATCTCTGGGAACCCTGGCTAGATGAAGAAGCTCTCCATACCCTAAGGAAAG gTGGCTTTTATTCACAGAAAGTTTCACCTAATCTGAAACTTAGGATCATCAGTCTAAACACAAACTTGTACTATGGCCCAAATATCATGACGCTGAATAAGACCGACCCAGCAGATCAGTTTGAATGGCTAGAAAATACACTGAACATCTCTCAGCAAAATAATGAGAAG GTGTACATCATAGCACATATCCCAGTGGGGTATCTGCCCTATTCAGGCGGCACCATGGCAATGAGAGAATTCTATAATGAGAAATTGATAGAGATTTTTAGAAAATACGGCGATATCATTGCAGGACAATTTTATGGACACACTCACAGAGATAGCATTATGGTTCTTTCTGATACTAAAG GAAGTCCAATAAATTCTTTGTTTGTGGCTCCTGCTGTTACCCCAGTGAAGAGTGTTTTACAAAAACAGACCAACAATCCTGGCATCAGGCTGTTCCAGTATGATCCTCATGACTATAAATTACTG GATATGTTGCAGTATTATTTGAACCTGACAGATGCAAATCTAAAGGGAGAATCCAATTGGGAGCTGGAATATGTGCTGACACAGACCTACAACATTGAAGATTTACAGCCAAAAAGTTTGTATGGACTAGCAAAACAATTTGCAACCCCAGGCAATGAGCAGTTTATGAAATACTACAAATACTTCTTTGTGAGTTATGACAGCAGTGTAATTTGCGATGGGAAATGTAAGGCTTATCAAATTTGTGCAATTTTGAGTCTTGATCATATTTCCTACAAAGATTGCCTCAAACAACATTATATAAAGTACCATCCTTAA